The following are from one region of the Arachis duranensis cultivar V14167 chromosome 10, aradu.V14167.gnm2.J7QH, whole genome shotgun sequence genome:
- the LOC110276783 gene encoding uncharacterized protein LOC110276783 codes for MAENGVHQITQAELLAQMAELQAEVRRLAEISAQNNSGKQEENGSKGPGKDNTDLLSVNPPKEKLTLDNPFFEEITNYQMPKNFTLPSSLEPYKGIGDPRAHIKKFQSMMFFNGPNNEPVLCRAFPTYLDGDALLWFSKLPEGSISSFEELAKSFIDYFAAARIYVHGSDYLGTIRQGPHESLKDYMTRFMEATMEIPDLDPVVHLRALKAGLKPGKFRETIAVTKPKTLEEFRERAAGQMEIEELREAEKAKRRQPRKEESRTLRVADYKDSRKPFKLTPKFNNYTRFNTKREKIIKEILNAKIIKPPARAGSYQDQRFVDRSKHCAFHQKYGHTNISKEGNIKKTVETEKNANRPQEAKKTTNGQTMYHQKVL; via the coding sequence ATGGCCGAGAATGGAGTTCACCAAATCACTCAGGCTGAGCTCCTGGCCCAGATGGCCGAATTGCAAGCTGAAGTTCGCAGACTCGCTGAGATATCTGCTCAGAACAACTCCGGCAAACAGGAAGAGAACGGGTCCAAGGGCCCAGGCAAAGACAACACAGACCTGCTAAGCGTCAACCCACCAAAGGAGAAGCTAACCTTGGACAATCCGTTCTTCGAGGAAATCACCAACTATCAAATGCCGAAAAATTTCACACTGCCCTCTTCTCTTGAGCCGTATAAGGGGATTGGTGACCCCCGGGCTCACATTAAGAAATTCCAATCTATGATGTTCTTTAATGGCCCTAACAATGAACCCGTACTTTGCAGGGCTTTTCCCACATACCTCGATGGAGATGCGTTactttggttttcaaaattgCCTGAAGGGTCGATCTCTTCATTTGAGGAATTGGCAAAGTCCTTCATAGACTACTTTGCGGCGGCACGGATATATGTGCACGGATCAGACTATCTTGGAACCATCCGTCAAGGCCCACATGAAAGCCTAAAAGATTACATGACAAGATTCATGGAGGCCACCATGGAGATACCAGACCTGGACCCTGTTGTCCACTTACGCGCCCTCAAAGCCGGTCTCAAGCCCGGAAAGTTCAGAGAAACAATCGCAGTAACAAAACCGAAAACATTAGAAGAGTTCCGAGAAAGAGCGGCTGGACAGATGGAGATCGAGGAACTGCGCGAAGCCGAAAAGGCAAAAAGGAGGCAACCCAGAAAGGAAGAAAGTCGAACACTAAGGGTGGCCGACTACAAGGATTCTAGGAAACCATTTAAGCTCACCCCAAAGTTCAATAATTATACCAGGTTCAACACAAAGAGGGAGAAGATAATCAAAGAGATACTTAatgcaaaaattataaaaccCCCAGCAAGAGCAGGTAGCTATCAGGACCAACGATTCGTCGACAGAAGTAAACACTGCGCTTTCCATCAAAAGTATGGACATACAAATATATCgaaggaaggaaatataaagaAAACAGTCGAGACCGAGAAGAACGCCAACAGACCTCAGGAAGCAAAGAAGACAACAAATGGTCAAACAATGTACCACCAAAAGGTATTATAA